From one Chanodichthys erythropterus isolate Z2021 chromosome 3, ASM2448905v1, whole genome shotgun sequence genomic stretch:
- the LOC137007540 gene encoding sperm acrosome membrane-associated protein 4-like: MNKIIFGFFAVILYFAAGQALQCYECKLGIGSLCYTTKKTCDAGQECFSGLGKAAGFVDIKMKGCLEVSKCNTTEQVNFPADSSTQVYQMMKTCCSTDLCNSAPGHFSAVGMAFTTITSVFMVKFLI, encoded by the exons ATGAACAAAATCATTTTCGGCTTCTTTGCAGTCATTCTGTATTTCGCAGCAG GTCAGGCCCTGCAGTGTTATGAGTGTAAACTGGGAATCGGGAGTCTTTGCTACACAACCAAAAAGACATGTGATGCTGGTCAGGAGTGCTTCAGTGGATTAGGGAAGGCTG CTGGTTTTGTGGATATTAAGATGAAAGGATGTCTCGAAGTGTCCAAATGCAATACAACTGAACAGGTGAATTTCCCGGCCGACTCGAGCACACAGGTATACCAGATGATGAAGACGTGCTGTTCTACTGACCTGTGTAACTCGGCTCCGGGTCACTTCTCTGCTGTCGGCATGGCCTTCACTACCATCACCTCTGTGTTCATGGTCAAATTCCTCATTTGA